One genomic segment of Salinigranum rubrum includes these proteins:
- a CDS encoding polyprenol monophosphomannose synthase translates to MEPPSSSSTARSEPAPETDSVADLSRESTDEVVPRSVSIVVPTFNEAENVERVIARCRQAMDGRDYELLIVDDDSPDGTWRVAETASEDIDEVRVFRRQSERGLGTAVVHGFERATKDFCVVIDADLQHPPELIPELANHVTEYVDVVIGSRYRKGGRVVNWPLSRQLISRGAIALTKLCLAETRGLNDPLSGFFLVRRSVIDDADLDPMGYKILLEVLVECEYGHVVEVPYQFDERRFGQSKLTTDSCRAFVEHLMTLRSRA, encoded by the coding sequence ATGGAACCTCCCTCCAGTTCGTCCACAGCCCGGAGCGAACCCGCTCCGGAGACGGACAGCGTTGCTGATCTCTCTCGGGAGTCGACCGACGAGGTAGTGCCGCGGTCGGTCTCGATAGTCGTCCCGACGTTCAACGAGGCGGAGAACGTCGAACGCGTCATCGCGCGGTGTCGACAGGCGATGGACGGGCGGGATTACGAACTCCTCATCGTCGACGACGACTCGCCCGACGGCACCTGGCGCGTCGCCGAGACGGCGAGCGAGGACATCGACGAGGTCCGCGTGTTCAGGCGGCAGTCGGAGCGTGGACTCGGTACGGCGGTCGTTCACGGGTTCGAACGGGCGACGAAGGACTTCTGCGTCGTCATCGACGCCGACCTCCAGCACCCCCCTGAACTCATCCCCGAACTGGCGAACCACGTCACCGAGTACGTCGACGTCGTCATCGGAAGCCGATACCGTAAGGGCGGGCGCGTGGTGAACTGGCCGCTCAGTCGCCAGCTCATCAGCCGCGGCGCCATCGCGCTCACGAAGCTCTGTCTCGCGGAGACGCGGGGGCTCAACGACCCCCTCAGCGGCTTCTTTCTCGTCCGCCGGTCCGTCATCGACGACGCCGACCTCGACCCGATGGGCTACAAGATCCTCTTAGAGGTGCTCGTCGAGTGTGAGTACGGCCACGTCGTCGAGGTGCCGTACCAGTTCGACGAGCGGCGCTTCGGCCAGTCGAAGCTCACGACGGACTCCTGTCGAGCGTTCGTCGAGCACCTCATGACGCTGCGGAGTCGAGCATGA
- a CDS encoding glycosyltransferase family 4 protein: MSRRVALCTHFSVEHFRGGEKWVADVANRLAADGVDVDVYALPYAPGGERRVDARDVLDDGVGYTEGWRHDVSGYDTAYVMYTPGMGLCFSISSGTRTIAGIHSWAFITDKLFESHYGVAPTAAKLCYRLVGANELRRYDVVHAVSRVFDSPHPETTYVPNFVDTTRFRPGRAPLHEEFTVLVTAAHIREKGWDVVQQVADRLPADVRLATTGECSHPHIDALGFLDEDELADAYAAAHLVLHPTRVDTDSMVINEALASGTPVISSPLPTHVRTDEAAMHANSASEIVDRITDLAEEFRTDRARYDARCALARQHGRNRDAELVYRRLRRLLFPDWIPDSADATDPTEPTTVTGVTTDTGDAAPDTPTHALGNGDGQTSHEGTTTQ, from the coding sequence ATGAGTCGGCGGGTCGCCCTGTGTACCCACTTCTCGGTCGAGCACTTCCGCGGCGGCGAGAAGTGGGTCGCCGACGTCGCGAACCGACTCGCCGCCGACGGCGTCGACGTCGACGTCTACGCGTTACCGTACGCCCCCGGCGGCGAGCGCCGCGTCGACGCCCGGGACGTGCTCGACGACGGCGTCGGCTACACCGAGGGGTGGCGACACGACGTCTCGGGGTACGACACGGCCTACGTGATGTACACGCCGGGAATGGGGCTGTGCTTCTCCATCTCGTCCGGCACGCGGACCATCGCCGGCATCCACTCGTGGGCGTTCATCACCGACAAACTGTTCGAGTCCCACTACGGCGTGGCGCCGACCGCCGCGAAGCTCTGTTACCGGCTCGTGGGAGCGAACGAACTCCGCCGGTACGACGTCGTCCACGCGGTCTCGCGGGTGTTCGACTCGCCGCACCCCGAGACGACGTACGTCCCGAACTTCGTCGACACGACCCGCTTCCGGCCGGGCCGCGCCCCCCTGCACGAGGAGTTCACCGTCCTGGTCACCGCCGCACACATCCGCGAGAAGGGGTGGGACGTCGTCCAGCAGGTCGCGGACCGCCTCCCCGCGGACGTCCGACTCGCCACGACCGGCGAGTGCTCCCACCCGCACATCGACGCGCTCGGCTTCCTCGACGAGGACGAACTCGCCGACGCGTACGCGGCGGCGCACCTCGTTCTCCACCCGACCCGAGTGGACACAGACAGCATGGTGATCAACGAGGCGCTCGCCTCGGGGACGCCCGTCATCTCGTCGCCGCTGCCGACGCACGTCCGGACAGACGAGGCCGCGATGCACGCCAACTCGGCGTCGGAGATCGTCGACCGCATCACCGACCTCGCCGAGGAGTTCCGCACCGACCGCGCGCGCTACGACGCGCGGTGTGCGCTGGCACGCCAGCACGGGCGCAACCGGGACGCGGAACTCGTCTACCGGCGACTCCGCCGACTCCTGTTCCCCGACTGGATTCCCGATTCCGCGGACGCGACCGACCCGACGGAACCGACGACGGTGACCGGCGTCACCACAGACACGGGAGACGCAGCGCCCGACACGCCGACGCACGCGCTCGGAAACGGTGACGGGCAGACGAGCCACGAGGGCACCACGACCCAATGA
- a CDS encoding GtrA family protein: MSGTHLVEEYLAPGSRNRRLLQYVLVGALGLGVNQGVLFLATGVAGLSYVIGGTLSRVLSVLVNYAVNDAWTWGGRGDPGPREYVVRGFKYVLTRIVGIGIGLGALVLFVELLSLHYLVANVLAVGVGIAWGFGASERWVWRSDDAAPTRLGRLLGRLQARLAGQDDSDPADRRTKSERLGDRRVRDSSTVSIVRRRLGRIGDRFDRLAERTSRSVTPAVRRGLDRLDRVVVPPVRRGLDRLGALLNRFADRLGRARTATPDQGAPAVDGGQVQRHVPTLDRYELRERLVGMDRATIAVFALAGGLFVAFTVYTSLLYRGYQLTGADFGSYLHMFWTTVNGHGFLQQGKFRAGHPSGVYWGHTSRSRCSRTSRSSPSGSRRTRSSWRSRSCSR, encoded by the coding sequence ATGAGCGGCACTCACCTCGTCGAGGAGTATCTCGCCCCCGGGTCGCGGAACCGACGCCTCCTGCAGTACGTCCTCGTCGGTGCGCTCGGTCTCGGCGTCAACCAGGGCGTCCTCTTTCTCGCCACGGGCGTCGCCGGCCTCTCGTACGTCATCGGCGGCACCCTGAGCCGCGTCCTCAGCGTGCTGGTGAACTACGCGGTCAACGACGCGTGGACCTGGGGCGGGCGCGGCGACCCCGGCCCCCGGGAGTACGTCGTCCGCGGCTTCAAATACGTGCTCACGCGAATCGTCGGCATCGGCATCGGCCTCGGGGCGCTCGTCCTGTTCGTCGAACTCCTCAGCCTTCACTACCTCGTCGCGAACGTCCTCGCCGTCGGCGTGGGCATCGCGTGGGGGTTCGGGGCGAGCGAACGCTGGGTCTGGCGCTCCGACGACGCGGCCCCGACGCGCCTCGGTCGCCTCCTCGGACGGCTGCAGGCGCGGCTGGCCGGTCAGGACGACTCCGACCCCGCCGACCGTCGGACGAAGAGCGAGCGTCTCGGCGACCGTCGGGTCCGTGATTCGTCGACCGTCTCGATCGTACGACGGCGTCTCGGCCGGATCGGGGACCGGTTCGACCGCCTCGCCGAGCGGACTAGTCGCTCGGTCACTCCGGCGGTGCGACGGGGGCTCGACCGACTCGACCGCGTGGTCGTCCCGCCGGTGCGACGGGGGCTCGACCGACTCGGTGCCCTGCTCAACCGGTTCGCCGACCGCCTCGGCCGCGCTCGGACGGCGACTCCCGACCAGGGCGCACCGGCGGTCGACGGCGGACAGGTCCAGCGCCACGTCCCGACCCTCGACCGGTACGAACTCCGCGAGCGTCTCGTCGGCATGGACCGCGCCACGATCGCCGTGTTCGCGCTCGCCGGCGGCCTCTTCGTCGCCTTCACCGTGTACACCTCGCTCCTGTACCGGGGGTACCAGCTCACCGGGGCGGACTTCGGGTCGTACCTCCACATGTTCTGGACGACCGTCAACGGCCACGGCTTCCTCCAGCAGGGGAAGTTCCGCGCCGGCCACCCGAGCGGCGTCTACTGGGGGCACACTTCTCGCTCACGCTGCTCGCGTACCTCCCGTTCTTCGCCATCTGGCAGTCGCCGTACGCGCTCCTCGTGGCGAAGTCGTTCGTGCTCGCGGTGA
- a CDS encoding DUF2079 domain-containing protein, which produces MWQSPYALLVAKSFVLAVSVPLLWFVAREHIESKRLAGLVVLSYAFNPFLWSAWAFDFQEQSLLPLLVFVGYLLYARGRRVGFLVFLLLAMFTNEFVVPVSLGFLLGLAVSSLRDGALDRRALQTVAAGIGLAVFAHVVAGFVMGQFSTVSGVPVRVLAPPFQPLVEGSRVSLGQLIPIAIMNPDVAFRALTVDIQRKVIYLIAFSLPLLFVAYADEVTLGSLAPFVGFAWLVSNRGSYVTFRAHYPLYLLPFVYIGAVRALARWEHLLPRPSTLSAVELPWTTAAKLAVAILLVNAGAFVVIGGGNMKPVDSKTDHHEVIQAGLAAVPQDASVVTQNDLYPHMARRPDSSFIVTPYEFDRYEREIGPITPEYIVYDTELRGFWVDQVLDSFDSRVGTEYQLYRYEDGFWVFKRGYEGTPTALTTDRELTWVTDDHTFEPGVFTTESTTEVSDFLVSQNGDAGERIWYGPYAVFAPGTYTATFQVYATGTGDRPAATVDVAVGENHRVVATEQVASEPGVQEVTVAFTLDRPTSKVEFRGAHAAPGGTVAFGGVTVERQDAAASSDADAASSDTDATLTDGDSTAAASTSASVAADHGAVAVENGAVAADHGAVAAAVDQTPLDRQTQTHSPRLTTDSLTTATEPLR; this is translated from the coding sequence ATCTGGCAGTCGCCGTACGCGCTCCTCGTGGCGAAGTCGTTCGTGCTCGCGGTGAGCGTCCCCCTCCTGTGGTTCGTCGCGCGCGAGCACATCGAGAGCAAACGGCTCGCCGGCCTGGTCGTCCTCTCGTACGCGTTCAACCCGTTCCTCTGGTCGGCGTGGGCGTTCGACTTCCAGGAGCAGTCCCTGTTGCCGCTGTTGGTGTTCGTCGGCTACCTGCTGTACGCCCGCGGCCGCCGGGTCGGCTTCCTCGTCTTCCTCCTGCTCGCGATGTTCACGAACGAGTTCGTCGTCCCCGTCTCGCTCGGCTTCCTCCTCGGCCTCGCCGTGAGCAGCCTGCGGGACGGCGCGCTCGACCGCCGCGCCCTCCAGACGGTGGCCGCGGGAATCGGACTGGCCGTCTTCGCCCACGTCGTCGCGGGCTTCGTCATGGGCCAGTTCAGCACGGTCAGCGGCGTCCCGGTCCGCGTCCTCGCCCCGCCGTTCCAGCCGCTGGTCGAGGGGTCGCGCGTCTCGCTCGGACAGCTGATCCCCATCGCCATCATGAACCCCGACGTCGCGTTCCGGGCGCTCACGGTCGACATCCAGCGGAAGGTGATCTACCTCATCGCCTTCTCGTTGCCCCTGCTGTTCGTCGCGTACGCCGACGAGGTGACGCTCGGCTCGCTCGCACCCTTTGTCGGCTTCGCCTGGCTCGTCTCGAACCGCGGGTCGTACGTCACGTTCCGGGCGCACTACCCGCTCTACCTGCTTCCGTTCGTCTACATCGGCGCGGTCCGGGCGCTCGCACGGTGGGAACACCTCCTCCCCCGACCGTCGACGCTCTCCGCGGTCGAACTCCCCTGGACGACGGCCGCGAAACTGGCCGTCGCCATCCTCCTCGTCAACGCCGGGGCGTTCGTCGTCATCGGCGGCGGGAACATGAAGCCGGTCGACTCGAAGACCGACCACCACGAGGTCATCCAGGCGGGGCTGGCCGCCGTTCCACAAGACGCTTCGGTCGTCACCCAGAACGACCTCTACCCGCACATGGCCCGCCGGCCCGACTCCTCGTTCATCGTGACGCCGTACGAGTTCGACCGGTACGAACGCGAAATCGGCCCGATCACGCCGGAGTACATCGTCTACGACACCGAACTCCGCGGCTTCTGGGTCGACCAGGTGCTCGACTCGTTCGACTCGCGCGTCGGCACCGAGTACCAGCTCTACCGGTACGAGGACGGCTTCTGGGTGTTCAAGCGCGGCTACGAGGGGACCCCGACCGCCCTCACCACCGACCGAGAACTCACCTGGGTGACCGACGACCACACGTTCGAACCGGGCGTGTTCACGACGGAGTCCACGACGGAAGTCAGCGACTTCCTCGTCAGCCAGAACGGTGACGCCGGCGAGCGCATCTGGTACGGTCCGTACGCCGTGTTCGCACCCGGCACCTACACGGCGACCTTCCAGGTGTACGCGACGGGCACCGGTGACCGTCCGGCCGCGACAGTCGACGTCGCCGTCGGCGAGAACCACCGCGTCGTCGCCACCGAGCAGGTCGCCTCCGAACCCGGCGTCCAGGAGGTCACCGTCGCGTTCACGCTCGACCGCCCGACCAGCAAGGTCGAGTTCCGCGGCGCGCACGCCGCCCCCGGCGGAACGGTCGCCTTCGGCGGCGTCACCGTCGAGAGACAGGACGCTGCGGCCTCGTCGGACGCCGATGCGGCCTCGTCGGACACCGACGCGACCCTGACGGACGGCGATTCGACCGCGGCGGCCTCGACCAGCGCGAGCGTCGCCGCCGACCACGGCGCCGTCGCCGTCGAGAACGGCGCTGTCGCCGCTGACCATGGCGCCGTCGCCGCCGCAGTCGACCAGACGCCGCTCGACCGACAGACGCAGACGCACAGCCCCCGACTGACCACCGACTCACTCACCACTGCAACGGAGCCACTCCGATGA
- a CDS encoding sulfatase, whose product MKTLLVTVDAWRASHTSFAAPTAGGDEPPVPYTPNIASLAESGTAFTQAVSHGPATPYAFPALHTSSLPLSHGGYERIDESRTLTSEALSRGGYHCVGVHANPWLGERYGYARGYAEYSDVGEFSLPFLDDIREELIGRFGLDHPVYRAAQYAYRYVQKPLSSLGGGGNDEIATAREALQSAPDDSFVWVHLLTPHAPYTPEKEYREAMGVPNFKGSAMSLSTRAQHDPDSLSPPERAAVRRLYAASVRQADAEVARILDAADDDTLVVVSADHGEALFEHGQVGHEPALYDELVRVPLVVRPPAGHPVEASQVDTQVRHVDIGPTILDYAGVDVPDGWVGRSLRPAIEGEEVGEELAVSEVASTATTPGQLDPDALQVAVRTPERKVVATTDGTVLGFDLVADAGETDPVTDPTGGDWTRLRDALSARLDEIEVGESAAVERDDETEQRLRDLGYLE is encoded by the coding sequence ATGAAGACTCTCCTCGTTACCGTCGACGCCTGGCGCGCTTCCCACACCTCGTTCGCTGCCCCGACCGCCGGGGGAGACGAGCCACCGGTCCCGTACACGCCGAACATCGCGTCGCTCGCCGAGTCGGGGACCGCCTTCACGCAGGCGGTCAGCCACGGCCCGGCGACCCCCTACGCGTTCCCGGCGCTTCACACCTCGTCGCTGCCGCTCTCACACGGCGGCTACGAGCGTATCGACGAGTCGCGGACGCTCACCAGCGAGGCCCTCTCTCGTGGGGGCTACCACTGCGTCGGCGTCCACGCCAACCCGTGGCTCGGTGAACGCTACGGCTACGCGCGCGGCTACGCCGAGTACAGTGACGTCGGGGAGTTCTCGCTCCCCTTCCTCGACGACATCCGCGAGGAACTCATCGGCCGCTTCGGTCTCGACCACCCCGTCTACCGCGCGGCGCAGTACGCCTACCGCTACGTGCAGAAGCCGCTCTCGTCGCTCGGCGGCGGCGGGAACGACGAGATAGCGACGGCGCGCGAGGCGCTGCAGTCGGCCCCCGACGACTCGTTCGTCTGGGTCCACCTGCTCACGCCGCACGCGCCGTACACGCCCGAGAAGGAGTACCGCGAGGCGATGGGCGTCCCGAACTTCAAGGGAAGCGCGATGTCGCTGTCGACCCGCGCCCAGCACGACCCCGACTCGCTCTCGCCCCCCGAGCGGGCGGCGGTCAGGCGACTGTACGCCGCGTCCGTCCGGCAGGCCGACGCCGAGGTGGCGCGGATACTCGACGCGGCCGACGACGACACGCTCGTCGTCGTCTCCGCCGACCACGGCGAGGCGCTCTTCGAGCACGGGCAGGTCGGCCACGAACCGGCGCTGTACGACGAACTCGTCCGCGTCCCGCTCGTCGTCCGCCCGCCCGCCGGCCACCCCGTCGAAGCCTCGCAGGTCGACACGCAGGTCAGACACGTCGACATCGGACCGACCATCCTCGACTACGCCGGCGTCGACGTGCCGGACGGGTGGGTGGGCCGGTCGCTCCGCCCCGCCATCGAGGGCGAGGAGGTCGGCGAGGAACTGGCCGTCTCGGAGGTCGCCTCGACGGCGACGACGCCCGGCCAACTCGACCCCGACGCGCTCCAGGTCGCCGTCCGGACGCCGGAGCGGAAGGTCGTCGCCACCACCGACGGGACGGTCCTCGGGTTCGACCTCGTGGCCGACGCCGGCGAGACCGATCCGGTGACCGACCCGACGGGCGGCGACTGGACGCGCCTGCGCGATGCGTTGTCGGCGCGGCTCGACGAGATCGAAGTCGGCGAGAGCGCGGCGGTCGAACGTGACGACGAGACGGAGCAACGACTTCGCGACCTCGGGTATCTGGAGTGA
- a CDS encoding DUF2079 domain-containing protein: MSDESSRRYARPGELTPLTTVVAVAVLGALLAVVTEPRGVPYVVATVAGGIGGFLAAHVGARSLRDIGTRRLLAAVAVTSGAFAAALLVALDAGVRPALLPVVAVVCGFAWLGGLGVRSAIDLPVTPVAARTAVERIDRPTWYVIGLAATLFAAFSLYTAWLYAAYWMGGSDFGAYVHMFSTTLDGEGLLLHGKYRVSQPQGSYWGGHFTLTLLAFLPLFALVPSPLTLLVAKSAVVAASIPLVWAFARDLIGDDTIAGLLTVSYALNPFLWSAWVFDFQEQALLPLLVFGAFWAYHRDRRGVFVVLATLAFLTNEFAVVIFAGGLAGLTVAVARAGELRERAPTLVVTALAALAVFALGAVVTTRFSVDAGIPYASFAEPIKPYLGTRTGIGQVLRVVLAEPMLLAESFSVQLTQKLLFFIALFAPVLFLSLSDELSAGAMVPYLGFAWFIAGREIYHMFGAHYPFYLLPFIYVGAIRVLSRVEIPTPSRALLRRLLVTVILVNLFAGFAVGADHNVFPVQTNPEHNQVVEAAIEGIPEEASLLTQNDLYPHVATRPQATYVGRPDMFRMYQEAHGPVTPTYVLVDGGLVARQNDWSTPVEEALGERLEEEYGLLRCEDGVAVYRHGYDGPVEGITQQQPGQC, encoded by the coding sequence GTGTCTGACGAGTCGAGTCGGCGCTACGCCCGCCCGGGGGAACTCACCCCCCTGACGACGGTCGTCGCCGTCGCCGTCCTCGGGGCCCTCCTGGCCGTGGTGACGGAACCGCGCGGCGTGCCGTACGTCGTCGCCACCGTCGCCGGCGGCATCGGCGGGTTCCTCGCCGCGCACGTCGGGGCTCGGTCGCTTCGGGACATCGGCACCCGTCGTCTCCTCGCGGCCGTCGCCGTGACGAGCGGGGCGTTCGCGGCCGCGCTGCTCGTCGCGCTCGACGCCGGCGTCAGGCCGGCGCTCCTCCCCGTGGTGGCCGTGGTGTGTGGCTTCGCGTGGCTCGGCGGTCTCGGCGTTCGGAGCGCCATCGACCTGCCGGTGACGCCCGTCGCGGCCCGCACCGCCGTCGAGCGCATCGACCGCCCGACGTGGTACGTCATCGGCCTCGCGGCCACGCTGTTCGCCGCCTTCTCGCTGTACACCGCGTGGCTCTACGCGGCCTACTGGATGGGCGGTTCGGACTTCGGCGCGTACGTCCACATGTTCTCGACGACGCTCGACGGCGAGGGACTCCTGCTCCACGGCAAGTACCGCGTGAGCCAGCCGCAGGGGTCGTACTGGGGCGGGCACTTCACGCTCACGCTGTTGGCGTTCCTCCCGCTGTTCGCGCTCGTCCCCTCGCCGCTCACGCTGCTCGTGGCGAAGTCGGCCGTCGTCGCGGCGAGCATCCCGCTCGTCTGGGCGTTCGCGCGCGACCTGATCGGCGACGACACCATCGCCGGGTTGCTCACCGTCTCGTACGCGCTGAACCCGTTCCTCTGGTCGGCGTGGGTGTTCGACTTCCAGGAGCAGGCGCTCCTCCCACTCTTGGTGTTCGGTGCGTTCTGGGCGTACCACCGCGACCGGCGGGGCGTGTTCGTCGTGCTGGCGACGCTGGCGTTTCTGACGAACGAGTTCGCGGTCGTCATCTTCGCCGGTGGACTCGCCGGCCTGACGGTCGCCGTCGCGCGCGCGGGCGAACTCCGCGAGCGCGCGCCGACGCTCGTCGTGACCGCGCTCGCCGCCCTCGCCGTGTTCGCGCTCGGTGCCGTGGTCACGACCCGGTTCAGCGTCGACGCCGGGATTCCCTACGCCTCGTTCGCCGAACCGATCAAGCCGTATCTGGGGACCCGGACGGGCATCGGACAGGTGCTCCGCGTCGTCCTCGCGGAGCCGATGCTCCTCGCGGAGTCGTTCTCGGTCCAACTCACCCAGAAGCTGCTCTTCTTCATCGCGCTGTTCGCGCCCGTGTTGTTCCTCTCGCTGAGCGACGAACTCTCCGCGGGCGCGATGGTCCCCTACCTGGGATTCGCGTGGTTCATCGCCGGACGCGAGATATACCACATGTTCGGCGCGCACTACCCCTTCTACCTCCTCCCGTTCATCTACGTGGGCGCCATCCGGGTGCTCAGTCGGGTCGAGATTCCGACGCCGTCGCGGGCGCTCCTCAGACGGCTGCTCGTCACCGTCATCCTCGTCAACCTCTTCGCCGGCTTCGCCGTCGGCGCCGACCACAACGTCTTCCCGGTCCAGACGAACCCCGAACACAACCAGGTGGTCGAAGCCGCCATCGAGGGGATTCCAGAGGAGGCGTCGCTCCTGACGCAGAACGACCTCTACCCGCACGTCGCGACCAGACCCCAGGCGACGTACGTCGGTCGACCGGACATGTTCCGGATGTACCAGGAGGCGCACGGACCCGTAACGCCGACGTACGTCCTCGTCGACGGAGGACTCGTCGCCCGTCAGAACGACTGGTCCACCCCCGTTGAGGAGGCGCTCGGCGAGCGACTCGAAGAGGAGTACGGGCTCCTGCGGTGTGAGGACGGCGTCGCCGTCTATCGCCACGGGTACGACGGACCGGTCGAAGGCATCACCCAGCAACAGCCCGGTCAGTGCTGA
- a CDS encoding TVP38/TMEM64 family protein — protein sequence MNGRRRRLAGLGLLALAAVVGTVVVSPRDLFVRLATVDVWLFALVFVPLLLVRAFVLVPVTLVTVFVGYRFGLVVGIPVALAATVVTCLPPYLVARHAPDSGWFGTLGDWGTHTVDHVGGFRGTTAARLSPTPADVVSYAAGVSGVPLRAFVVGTLLGELPWAVGYVLVGSALGRAVYDVDIDVRYLVVAGVVAVLLVARPLYRLARASVGEAD from the coding sequence GTGAACGGGCGACGCCGTCGACTCGCCGGACTCGGGCTGTTGGCGCTCGCTGCGGTCGTCGGCACCGTCGTCGTCTCCCCTCGGGACCTCTTCGTCCGCCTCGCCACCGTCGACGTGTGGCTGTTCGCGCTCGTGTTCGTTCCGCTCCTTCTCGTCCGCGCGTTCGTGCTCGTCCCGGTGACGCTCGTGACCGTGTTCGTCGGCTACCGGTTCGGCCTCGTCGTCGGCATCCCCGTCGCGCTCGCCGCGACGGTCGTCACCTGCCTGCCGCCGTACCTCGTCGCCCGCCACGCGCCCGACAGCGGGTGGTTCGGGACGCTCGGTGACTGGGGGACGCACACGGTCGACCACGTCGGCGGGTTCCGGGGGACGACCGCCGCGCGCCTCTCGCCGACGCCGGCCGACGTCGTCTCGTACGCGGCGGGCGTCTCCGGCGTCCCGCTTCGGGCGTTCGTCGTCGGAACGCTCCTCGGCGAACTCCCCTGGGCGGTCGGCTACGTCCTCGTCGGGAGCGCGCTCGGCCGGGCCGTGTACGACGTCGACATCGACGTCCGTTACCTCGTCGTTGCCGGCGTGGTCGCCGTCCTGCTCGTCGCCCGTCCGCTCTACCGACTCGCCCGGGCGTCCGTCGGCGAAGCTGACTGA
- a CDS encoding Lrp/AsnC family transcriptional regulator, whose protein sequence is MDEKRELLDLLQDSARESTADIARQLGMEEAAVETLIAELEDEGVIRGYQAVIDWGTVEGERVTAMVELNVELDRETKYTDISARIAKFPEVSDLKLVSGDYDFAVEVVGDSMHDVSMFVSERIAPIPEVTQTVTHFVMDTYKERGIEFGDHTDDDRLNFSP, encoded by the coding sequence ATGGACGAGAAGCGGGAACTGCTCGACCTGCTGCAGGACAGTGCGCGAGAGAGCACCGCCGACATCGCTCGGCAGCTCGGCATGGAGGAGGCAGCGGTCGAAACGCTCATCGCGGAACTCGAAGACGAGGGCGTCATCCGGGGCTACCAGGCCGTCATCGACTGGGGCACCGTCGAGGGCGAGCGGGTCACGGCGATGGTCGAACTCAACGTGGAACTCGACCGCGAGACGAAGTACACCGACATCTCCGCCCGCATCGCGAAGTTCCCCGAGGTCTCGGACCTCAAACTCGTCTCCGGCGACTACGACTTCGCCGTCGAGGTCGTCGGCGACTCGATGCACGACGTGTCGATGTTCGTCTCCGAGCGCATCGCGCCCATCCCCGAGGTGACCCAGACGGTGACGCACTTCGTGATGGACACGTACAAGGAGCGCGGCATCGAGTTCGGCGACCACACCGACGACGACCGGCTGAACTTCTCACCATGA
- a CDS encoding pyridoxal phosphate-dependent aminotransferase: protein MKRADRVEAIPPSGIRRFFEIAEEMDDVISLGVGEPDFSTPWAARTAAIDSLERGKTSYTANRGMRELREEISTYVRRWDLDYDPDEEILVTTGASEAVDLAVRSVVDPGDTVAVPQPSYISYVPTVTFAGGETLGVPTSHEDDFVLTADALAEAGADEADALMLCYPNNPTGAVMTESELEDVAAFCREHDLVVLSDEIYAGLRYDDEHTSIASLPGMRERTVVFNGFSKTHAMTGLRLGFALGPADAITAMNRVHQYTMLSSPTTAQHAAIEALRSCDDAVEEMRTQFDRRRRFVISRFNEMGLECFEAKGAFYAFPFCGGDDEQFAERLLREQNVALVPGRVFGSGGEGHLRVSYATGMGELREALDRIETFVAEQWTVA from the coding sequence ATGAAGCGCGCCGACCGAGTCGAGGCCATCCCGCCGTCGGGTATCCGGCGGTTCTTCGAAATCGCCGAGGAGATGGACGACGTCATCTCGCTCGGGGTGGGCGAACCCGACTTCAGCACGCCCTGGGCCGCGCGAACCGCGGCGATCGACTCCCTCGAACGGGGGAAGACCTCCTACACCGCCAACCGGGGGATGCGCGAACTCCGCGAGGAGATTTCGACGTACGTCCGTCGGTGGGACCTCGACTACGACCCCGACGAGGAGATACTGGTGACGACGGGCGCGTCGGAGGCTGTCGACCTCGCGGTCCGCTCGGTGGTCGACCCCGGCGACACCGTCGCTGTCCCACAGCCGTCGTACATCTCGTACGTCCCGACGGTGACGTTCGCCGGCGGCGAGACCCTCGGCGTGCCGACCTCCCACGAGGACGACTTCGTGCTCACGGCCGACGCCCTGGCCGAGGCGGGTGCCGACGAGGCCGACGCGCTCATGCTCTGTTACCCGAACAACCCGACCGGGGCGGTGATGACCGAATCGGAACTCGAAGACGTCGCCGCCTTCTGCCGCGAGCACGACCTCGTCGTCCTCTCCGACGAGATATACGCCGGCCTCCGCTACGACGACGAGCACACCTCTATCGCCTCTCTCCCCGGAATGCGCGAACGGACGGTCGTGTTCAACGGCTTCTCGAAGACGCACGCGATGACCGGGCTCAGACTGGGCTTCGCGCTCGGCCCCGCCGACGCCATCACGGCGATGAACCGCGTCCACCAGTACACGATGTTGTCGTCGCCGACGACCGCCCAGCACGCCGCCATCGAAGCGCTCCGCAGCTGTGACGACGCGGTCGAGGAGATGCGCACCCAGTTCGACCGCCGTCGTCGGTTCGTCATCTCGCGGTTCAACGAGATGGGGTTAGAGTGCTTCGAGGCGAAGGGCGCGTTCTACGCGTTCCCCTTCTGCGGTGGCGACGACGAGCAGTTCGCCGAACGGCTGTTGCGAGAGCAGAACGTCGCGCTCGTGCCCGGACGCGTCTTCGGCTCGGGAGGCGAGGGCCACCTCCGCGTCTCGTACGCGACGGGGATGGGTGAGCTACGAGAGGCGCTCGACCGAATCGAGACGTTCGTCGCCGAGCAGTGGACGGTCGCGTAG